One genomic window of Stomatohabitans albus includes the following:
- a CDS encoding aldehyde dehydrogenase family protein has translation MTPLESLEPGQRVIVGGDRVVTVSDELAAAFAPGDALFVTSLGELVHVPAGPRNAAATAVDGAVTAFSRMATVTDEQISTFFLAFADALADDRTFAPIAAANADDVALARSLGQSTVRLVLSETMRDDMIAGLRGWAHLTTHEEPLSTIPHAQGWEVTLHKAPLGVVGFVFEGRPNVFADACGVLRTGNTVVFRIGSAALGTARAVLKYALEPAIQAAGLPAGCVGLVDSATREAGYALVSDDRLGLVVVRGSGRAVRMLGDVARSAGNQVSLHGRGGAWMLIAPGADPERVRGAIWRSLDRKVCNTLNTIVLIGQTHADAVLAGLEDAQSKAGKALKLHVHASADHLFGPQWRAEVPIARSEGDVIEPQLDAIETDAIGDEWEWEHSPEVTVVMAETAEEATTWLNTYSPAFVVSVLSDDNQEAEAIRAQVNAPFVGNDFTRWVDGQYALNEPELGLGNWELGRQIGRGALLTGAGVYTVQTRAHMDARDIHR, from the coding sequence ATGACGCCTTTGGAATCATTAGAACCTGGCCAGCGCGTGATCGTCGGAGGTGACCGTGTGGTCACGGTCTCTGATGAGCTCGCGGCAGCTTTTGCACCCGGAGATGCTTTATTTGTGACCTCCCTAGGGGAGTTGGTCCATGTCCCCGCCGGACCGCGTAATGCAGCCGCAACGGCGGTTGATGGTGCCGTTACTGCCTTTAGTCGGATGGCAACCGTGACAGATGAGCAGATTAGTACCTTCTTCCTCGCATTTGCCGATGCGTTAGCCGATGACAGGACCTTCGCACCTATTGCAGCAGCGAATGCAGATGATGTGGCATTGGCCAGATCCTTGGGTCAGTCCACTGTCCGGCTCGTGCTCAGCGAAACTATGCGTGATGACATGATTGCTGGCCTACGCGGGTGGGCACATCTAACAACACACGAAGAGCCACTGAGCACCATTCCTCACGCCCAAGGGTGGGAAGTTACCTTGCATAAAGCACCATTGGGTGTCGTTGGCTTTGTGTTTGAAGGTCGCCCAAACGTATTTGCCGATGCGTGTGGCGTCTTACGTACGGGAAATACTGTTGTATTCCGTATAGGGAGTGCGGCGCTTGGCACGGCGCGGGCTGTCTTGAAATATGCACTTGAACCGGCCATTCAGGCTGCTGGTCTTCCCGCAGGCTGTGTGGGATTGGTTGATTCAGCAACCCGTGAGGCTGGATATGCCCTGGTTAGTGATGACCGGTTGGGGCTTGTCGTGGTGCGCGGGTCAGGACGTGCGGTTCGGATGCTGGGCGATGTAGCGAGGAGCGCGGGGAACCAAGTGTCGTTACATGGGCGCGGTGGTGCGTGGATGTTGATTGCACCTGGAGCAGACCCGGAACGGGTCCGTGGAGCCATTTGGCGAAGCTTAGACCGCAAAGTGTGCAATACCTTAAATACGATTGTGTTGATTGGCCAAACCCATGCCGATGCGGTCCTTGCTGGCCTTGAAGATGCCCAATCGAAGGCCGGGAAAGCCCTGAAGCTACATGTCCACGCCAGTGCTGACCACCTATTTGGCCCACAGTGGCGGGCAGAAGTTCCTATTGCACGTAGTGAAGGCGATGTCATTGAACCCCAACTGGACGCCATTGAAACGGATGCTATCGGGGATGAATGGGAATGGGAACACTCACCTGAGGTGACCGTGGTGATGGCTGAAACAGCTGAGGAAGCGACCACCTGGCTAAATACCTACTCCCCTGCCTTTGTGGTGAGCGTGCTCAGCGATGACAACCAAGAAGCTGAAGCCATCCGTGCCCAAGTGAATGCTCCCTTTGTAGGGAATGATTTTACCCGTTGGGTAGATGGCCAATATGCCCTTAATGAACCCGAACTGGGATTAGGGAACTGGGAATTGGGGCGTCAAATCGGCCGCGGGGCCTTACTGACAGGCGCAGGGGTCTATACAGTCCAAACTCGCGCCCATATGGACGCGAGGGATATTCACCGGTAA
- a CDS encoding DNA gyrase subunit B, translated as MTAYNANALNELEGLEPVRQRPGMYIGSTDTTGLHHLIWEVVDNSVDEHLAGHCSTIAVTMNADGSITVADDGRGIPVDVNKKNGLTGVEMVLTKLHAGGKFDDATYKVSGGLHGVGVSVVNALSTKLSVDVTRASKIYHMSFDHGVPTSSLVVTGKAKRGISGTTITFWPDGKIFDTLTWDRARIERRLRDTAMLNAGLTIDLTDNRGEEPWMVTYTFPGGVEAFLADLVNEEETITQTPIVIKREEPDFEGDHLACELVFTWLSAGVSEKTRSFVNIVNTPDGGAHEEGFRKALTRTINTWGERKRGLFTKGGPDRVTGDDLREGLVCVLSLKMGNPQFEGQTKGRLGSASARRFMERVVNEDLAAWLEKHNGEGRAIVTKATIAAKAREAAKAARDLTRRKGILDSQSAGLPGKLADCSSRDPEVSELYIVEGDSAGGSSKQGRNRDTQAILPLRGKVLNVQKAQVRSVLANEEIQNLIKAIGTGIEPEFDLSGLRYHKVILMADADVDGGHITTLLLTFFHRLMPQLIEGGYIYLAQPPLYQLKKKTDVAYAMSDAERDRLLRTVFKTDPKDPKGVEVSRFKGLGEMDPEHLWTTTMDPARRTLLQVKPGDAERADATFELLMGKSAASRREWIEANAAYAALDV; from the coding sequence ATGACTGCCTACAACGCCAACGCGCTGAATGAGTTAGAAGGGCTTGAACCCGTTCGCCAACGTCCGGGGATGTACATCGGATCGACCGATACGACTGGTCTTCACCATCTGATATGGGAAGTTGTTGACAACAGTGTCGATGAGCACCTAGCAGGACATTGTTCAACCATTGCCGTCACGATGAATGCCGATGGGTCCATCACGGTTGCTGATGATGGTCGTGGCATTCCGGTTGATGTCAATAAAAAGAACGGGCTGACTGGCGTTGAAATGGTGCTGACTAAACTCCACGCTGGAGGCAAATTTGATGATGCCACGTACAAAGTGAGTGGTGGCCTCCACGGGGTTGGAGTCAGTGTCGTGAATGCCCTATCAACAAAACTCAGTGTGGATGTGACCCGGGCTTCAAAGATCTATCACATGAGCTTTGACCATGGCGTACCCACCAGCTCCCTTGTTGTGACGGGTAAGGCGAAGCGAGGGATTTCAGGCACAACCATTACGTTTTGGCCTGATGGCAAGATATTTGACACGCTGACGTGGGATCGTGCCCGCATTGAACGCCGTCTACGAGATACGGCCATGCTGAATGCAGGGCTCACGATTGACCTTACTGATAACCGAGGTGAAGAACCATGGATGGTGACCTATACCTTTCCCGGAGGGGTGGAGGCATTCTTAGCCGATTTGGTGAATGAAGAAGAGACCATCACCCAAACCCCGATTGTGATTAAACGTGAAGAGCCTGACTTTGAGGGTGATCACCTTGCGTGCGAACTCGTTTTTACGTGGTTGAGTGCCGGGGTTAGTGAGAAAACCCGTTCATTTGTCAATATCGTCAACACGCCTGATGGTGGCGCACACGAAGAAGGATTCCGCAAAGCATTAACCCGCACGATCAATACCTGGGGTGAACGCAAACGGGGCCTATTTACTAAGGGTGGACCAGATCGGGTAACCGGTGATGATCTGCGTGAAGGGCTGGTGTGCGTCCTCAGCTTGAAGATGGGGAATCCACAATTTGAAGGCCAGACGAAAGGTCGTTTGGGATCAGCTTCAGCCCGACGGTTCATGGAACGTGTGGTCAACGAGGACTTAGCCGCCTGGCTTGAGAAACACAATGGTGAAGGTCGAGCGATCGTTACCAAGGCCACCATTGCAGCAAAGGCACGTGAAGCGGCCAAAGCTGCTCGAGATCTGACACGGCGTAAAGGTATTCTCGACAGCCAAAGTGCCGGACTTCCCGGCAAATTAGCCGATTGCTCTAGCCGCGACCCTGAAGTAAGTGAGCTTTATATCGTCGAAGGTGATTCCGCTGGCGGTTCATCTAAACAAGGACGCAATCGAGATACCCAGGCCATTTTGCCCCTACGAGGCAAAGTCTTGAATGTTCAAAAAGCGCAGGTTCGGTCGGTTCTCGCTAATGAGGAGATTCAAAACCTTATCAAGGCAATTGGAACAGGTATCGAACCCGAATTTGACCTTTCAGGGCTGCGCTACCACAAGGTCATTTTGATGGCGGATGCTGATGTTGATGGTGGTCATATCACCACGCTTTTACTGACGTTCTTCCATCGACTGATGCCCCAGTTAATCGAAGGCGGTTATATCTACTTAGCCCAGCCACCGTTGTATCAGTTGAAAAAGAAAACGGACGTAGCGTATGCGATGAGTGATGCCGAACGTGATCGACTCTTGCGAACCGTCTTTAAAACTGATCCCAAAGACCCGAAAGGGGTTGAAGTGTCACGCTTTAAGGGGCTCGGTGAAATGGACCCCGAACACCTATGGACGACCACCATGGACCCGGCTCGGCGTACATTACTGCAAGTCAAGCCAGGTGATGCCGAGCGGGCAGATGCGACATTTGAACTGCTGATGGGTAAAAGCGCCGCATCGCGCCGCGAATGGATTGAGGCAAATGCGGCCTATGCCGCACTCGATGTGTAA
- the dapE gene encoding succinyl-diaminopimelate desuccinylase — protein sequence MESLSAPVTEWSSTGDDLIDLIGELLIRPCVTGDEGLIADWIAQWAASRGDMVMRVGHSLVMSPPGDLDDPRPVVALVGHTDVVPPTEHDRLARLEERDGQPVIVGRGVSDMKAGLGVLMQAFIDEDCRNGPYRMVLVAYAGEEGPAEANELAQVLNAVPGLADTALAIIGEPTDGQVQLGCMGALHALVTFPGVQAHSARPWQGHNALTHAGEWLAKWKDVDLVEVTIDGLTWKEVMTPTQAYTDNARNIVPGSFVVNVNYRFAPDKTIEEAEAQFIERINAFWTGDEPLSVAIVDRALPCPPRRNNAMVSALIDAFGVDVAPKQAWTDVARFNAIGVPALNFSPAPGDQAHQAGEWMPVADIRPGFDQLKAFLTHT from the coding sequence ATGGAATCCTTGTCCGCACCAGTAACCGAATGGTCCTCAACCGGGGATGATCTGATTGATTTAATTGGTGAACTCCTCATCCGGCCCTGTGTTACAGGTGATGAGGGGCTGATTGCGGACTGGATCGCCCAATGGGCGGCTAGCCGAGGCGACATGGTAATGCGGGTCGGGCATTCTCTTGTGATGAGCCCTCCCGGTGACCTTGACGACCCCCGACCGGTTGTTGCATTAGTGGGCCATACCGATGTTGTCCCACCTACGGAGCACGATCGTCTGGCACGGCTCGAAGAGCGTGATGGCCAGCCCGTTATCGTTGGTCGGGGTGTCAGTGATATGAAAGCTGGCCTTGGGGTCCTCATGCAGGCTTTCATTGACGAGGATTGTCGGAACGGCCCGTATCGCATGGTGTTGGTGGCTTACGCTGGTGAAGAGGGTCCGGCTGAGGCGAATGAGTTGGCTCAAGTGCTCAATGCAGTTCCAGGGTTAGCTGATACAGCGCTAGCCATTATTGGAGAACCTACCGATGGCCAGGTGCAATTGGGTTGTATGGGTGCTCTCCATGCACTGGTTACCTTCCCAGGTGTCCAAGCTCATTCAGCGCGGCCATGGCAAGGGCACAACGCCTTGACCCATGCGGGGGAGTGGTTGGCGAAATGGAAGGATGTTGACCTAGTTGAGGTTACGATTGACGGGTTGACCTGGAAAGAAGTGATGACTCCCACGCAGGCCTACACCGACAATGCCCGCAATATTGTGCCAGGTTCATTTGTGGTTAATGTGAACTATCGCTTTGCCCCGGATAAAACAATCGAAGAAGCCGAAGCACAGTTCATTGAACGTATCAATGCCTTTTGGACTGGGGATGAGCCGTTATCTGTCGCCATTGTTGACCGAGCTCTTCCCTGCCCTCCCCGACGAAACAATGCCATGGTTAGTGCATTAATTGATGCATTTGGCGTGGATGTGGCACCCAAACAAGCATGGACTGATGTAGCACGGTTCAATGCAATCGGTGTTCCTGCCCTGAACTTTTCTCCAGCACCCGGTGACCAAGCCCATCAAGCAGGTGAGTGGATGCCAGTTGCCGATATTCGGCCAGGGTTTGACCAGCTCAAAGCCTTCCTTACCCACACGTAA
- a CDS encoding 2,3,4,5-tetrahydropyridine-2,6-dicarboxylate N-succinyltransferase → MTDLKAIESTVSAAWESGERTDDVKTAVLETIDLLDAGSIRVAQRDGDQWVVNTWVKQAVLMAFGFWDMETIELGPFEYHDKVPLKRHYAQAGVRVVPPATVRRGAFIEAGAVLMPSYVNIGAYVGTGTMVDTWATVGSCAQIGSNVHLSGGVGIGGVLEPPGARPVIIEDNCFIGSRCIVVEGVRVREGAVLGAGVTITGSTKIIDVTGDEPVEYQGEVPERSVVIPGMRTKTYPAGDFGIPAALIIGKRSAATDEKTSLNDALRNFGVSV, encoded by the coding sequence ATGACTGATTTAAAGGCAATCGAATCCACCGTCAGTGCCGCATGGGAATCTGGCGAGCGTACCGACGACGTTAAAACGGCTGTACTCGAAACGATCGACCTCCTAGACGCAGGATCAATCCGTGTCGCCCAACGCGACGGTGACCAATGGGTGGTGAATACCTGGGTTAAACAAGCCGTGCTCATGGCGTTCGGGTTTTGGGATATGGAAACGATTGAGCTTGGTCCATTTGAATACCACGACAAAGTGCCCTTGAAACGTCACTATGCCCAAGCAGGGGTGCGCGTTGTTCCCCCCGCAACGGTCCGTCGTGGGGCATTTATAGAAGCCGGGGCGGTGCTCATGCCGTCCTACGTGAATATCGGGGCCTATGTTGGGACGGGCACAATGGTTGATACCTGGGCCACGGTGGGGTCTTGTGCTCAGATAGGATCCAATGTGCATTTGTCCGGTGGCGTTGGTATCGGTGGGGTCCTCGAACCTCCCGGGGCTCGTCCAGTCATCATTGAAGACAACTGCTTTATTGGAAGCCGATGCATCGTGGTCGAAGGGGTGCGTGTCCGTGAAGGTGCGGTACTTGGTGCTGGGGTCACGATCACTGGCTCAACCAAAATTATTGATGTGACGGGTGACGAACCAGTTGAGTACCAAGGTGAGGTACCTGAACGTTCTGTAGTCATACCAGGGATGCGAACCAAAACGTACCCTGCTGGCGACTTTGGTATACCTGCCGCGTTGATTATCGGGAAACGGTCAGCGGCAACAGATGAAAAAACAAGTCTGAACGATGCCCTTCGTAACTTTGGAGTCTCGGTCTAG
- a CDS encoding aminotransferase class I/II-fold pyridoxal phosphate-dependent enzyme, with the protein MELPTNPLFDRLGVYPLTAFADKARSLRRDGNGPVHDFSIGDPVEPTDQRIRDALKDAVTPTSQYPSATGQPALRAAIATWVMQRFGVEVNPDTQIQPTSGLKEGIFHTPLALTAPGARKHAAIWGAPGYQPYERGALFAGGTSDPVDLVPDNDWKLELDTLTPSRLDQAFIAWLNYPHNPTGAVVDLDYYRTQIATARNHGFVLGSDECYVDIYRPHDTPPVSLLQAADGDLTGLLVCFSLSKRSGMTGYRSGAMIGDERLIAKLGIMRPNIGTASPDFIQAAAITAWGDESHVAARREIFEAKRQVMRAFFDRVGLETSGSQATFYQWVKVPGGDDRAYADALLAKRIIASPGSAFGSAGSGYIRLALVPDVPGCEAACATWEAGITLGEIPS; encoded by the coding sequence ATGGAGCTACCAACGAATCCACTCTTTGACCGTCTCGGCGTATATCCACTGACGGCGTTTGCTGATAAGGCACGATCATTGCGTCGTGATGGCAATGGCCCTGTCCATGACTTTTCTATCGGTGATCCGGTTGAACCAACCGATCAACGTATTCGTGATGCACTGAAGGATGCCGTTACACCCACCAGTCAATACCCCAGCGCAACTGGACAGCCTGCCCTGCGCGCCGCCATTGCAACGTGGGTAATGCAACGTTTTGGCGTCGAGGTCAATCCGGATACCCAGATTCAACCGACCAGTGGGCTAAAAGAAGGTATCTTCCACACTCCACTTGCCTTGACCGCTCCTGGGGCGCGCAAACATGCCGCTATTTGGGGTGCACCCGGCTATCAGCCGTATGAACGTGGCGCTCTATTCGCTGGGGGCACGAGTGACCCGGTAGACTTGGTGCCAGACAATGACTGGAAACTTGAGCTTGACACACTCACACCCAGTCGTCTTGATCAAGCGTTCATTGCGTGGTTGAACTACCCCCATAATCCAACGGGTGCAGTGGTGGACCTTGACTATTACCGCACACAAATTGCGACGGCTCGCAACCATGGGTTCGTATTGGGCAGTGACGAGTGCTATGTCGATATTTACCGGCCACATGACACCCCTCCTGTGAGCCTATTACAAGCTGCTGATGGTGACTTGACCGGACTCCTTGTGTGCTTCTCACTATCCAAGCGCTCAGGTATGACCGGGTACCGCTCAGGAGCGATGATTGGTGACGAACGCCTTATTGCCAAGCTTGGCATAATGCGCCCCAATATCGGAACTGCGAGCCCCGACTTCATTCAAGCTGCAGCTATCACCGCATGGGGAGATGAAAGCCATGTGGCGGCACGCCGTGAGATTTTTGAGGCTAAACGCCAGGTCATGCGCGCATTTTTTGATCGGGTTGGCCTAGAAACCAGCGGCTCTCAGGCCACCTTCTACCAGTGGGTGAAGGTGCCCGGCGGTGATGATCGTGCGTATGCAGATGCCCTACTTGCGAAACGCATTATTGCGAGTCCAGGATCTGCATTTGGGTCGGCAGGATCGGGATATATTCGCCTTGCGCTTGTTCCCGATGTCCCTGGCTGTGAAGCAGCCTGTGCCACTTGGGAAGCCGGTATCACATTGGGTGAGATTCCCTCGTAA
- a CDS encoding sigma-70 family RNA polymerase sigma factor: MKRISQAVPDDLLDLYFGSLGSVELLTAEDECALAQQIEAGIEAAQRLQQAADAGEVLAPTDMRRLERLVENGDRAFDHFVAANLRLVVSVAAKFSRRSSLDLCELIQEGNLGLIRAVEKFDWRKGFKFSTYATWWIRQAIQRGVASSERTIRLPVALHDALIKVRAARARLEASTGEEPTIEELAEATHLTAHRIRRALEADKRMTSLDRKVGTDVDSNEMGDFVAIAPDSPADTVVETEFHRTVLAHAREHLDERSWYVITRRYGLFDTEVMTLDALGQELGLSRESVRKIESQALNLLQRELTTV; the protein is encoded by the coding sequence TTGAAACGTATATCCCAAGCCGTACCCGATGACCTTTTGGACTTGTATTTCGGCTCGCTGGGGAGCGTTGAATTACTGACCGCTGAGGATGAGTGTGCATTAGCCCAACAGATTGAGGCAGGAATCGAAGCAGCGCAGCGTCTTCAACAAGCAGCAGATGCGGGTGAAGTGTTAGCACCTACTGATATGAGACGGTTGGAACGCCTCGTTGAAAACGGTGATCGAGCATTTGATCACTTCGTTGCGGCAAATCTTCGACTGGTCGTGAGCGTAGCTGCCAAGTTCAGCCGTCGTTCTAGCCTGGATCTCTGCGAACTCATCCAAGAAGGCAATCTTGGTTTGATTCGGGCCGTAGAAAAATTTGATTGGCGTAAAGGCTTCAAGTTTTCTACCTACGCCACTTGGTGGATTCGCCAGGCCATTCAGCGTGGTGTAGCCAGCTCTGAACGTACGATCCGGTTACCCGTTGCCCTGCATGATGCCTTGATCAAGGTGCGTGCAGCACGTGCACGGTTAGAGGCATCAACTGGTGAAGAACCCACGATTGAGGAACTGGCTGAAGCCACCCACCTCACCGCACATCGCATCCGCCGGGCACTTGAAGCCGACAAGCGCATGACAAGCCTTGATCGCAAAGTCGGAACTGATGTTGACTCAAATGAAATGGGCGACTTCGTTGCAATCGCGCCTGATTCTCCGGCTGATACGGTCGTTGAAACAGAGTTCCATCGCACCGTATTGGCCCATGCACGTGAACACCTTGATGAACGGTCGTGGTATGTCATCACACGACGGTATGGACTCTTTGATACCGAGGTCATGACCCTTGATGCGCTTGGACAAGAACTCGGATTGAGTCGAGAGAGTGTACGTAAAATCGAGAGTCAAGCATTAAATCTCTTGCAGCGTGAACTCACCACCGTGTAG
- a CDS encoding J domain-containing protein, with amino-acid sequence MNWYEVLGVSPDASLVEIRQAHRSIVRASHPDVLGHREHEAELRLANAAWAVLSDPQRRASFDLALQRGIATAEPADPKRFVVSDDDLIRVITRTKATQDQRTKEMVRIGIIGVVICLVLLIFLSGMGATP; translated from the coding sequence ATGAATTGGTATGAGGTCCTCGGCGTGTCACCCGATGCCAGCCTCGTAGAAATTCGCCAGGCGCATCGCAGTATTGTGCGGGCCAGCCACCCCGATGTACTCGGCCATCGAGAGCATGAAGCCGAACTTCGTTTGGCTAATGCAGCCTGGGCGGTATTGAGCGATCCTCAACGACGGGCGTCCTTTGATTTAGCCCTGCAGCGTGGCATAGCGACCGCTGAGCCAGCGGATCCTAAACGCTTTGTCGTTTCAGATGATGATCTTATCCGAGTGATCACCCGCACTAAAGCCACGCAAGATCAGCGCACTAAAGAAATGGTCCGAATCGGAATCATCGGTGTTGTTATTTGCCTTGTATTGTTAATTTTCCTCAGCGGTATGGGTGCGACACCATAA
- a CDS encoding 2,3-bisphosphoglycerate-dependent phosphoglycerate mutase — translation MSTLILIRHGQSVWNQENLFTGWVDVELSDQGRAEATAAGERLKALGLHVDKAFTSGLRRAQNTGRLVLEAMGQGDLDQEVAWQLNERYYGALAGRNKKQTAEEFGEEQVHIWRRSFDVRPPAGESLKDTLDRVLPFFNDHIIPATKTFDTVLVSAHGNSLRAIVKELDGISDDDIPGMEIATGVPLIYTMEDGKPTKKEICEA, via the coding sequence ATGAGCACCCTTATATTGATTCGTCATGGCCAGTCCGTTTGGAACCAAGAAAATCTGTTTACCGGTTGGGTAGACGTTGAACTATCCGATCAAGGCCGAGCAGAAGCTACCGCTGCTGGTGAGCGCTTGAAGGCCCTTGGATTACATGTAGATAAAGCCTTTACGTCTGGTCTTCGTCGTGCCCAAAATACCGGGCGACTCGTCCTTGAAGCAATGGGCCAAGGCGACCTTGACCAAGAAGTTGCTTGGCAATTAAACGAACGGTATTACGGTGCCCTGGCTGGCCGGAATAAGAAGCAAACTGCAGAAGAGTTTGGCGAAGAACAGGTCCATATTTGGCGCCGCTCCTTCGATGTTCGTCCTCCGGCTGGCGAGAGCTTAAAAGACACGTTGGACCGTGTTCTCCCGTTCTTCAACGATCACATCATTCCTGCAACGAAAACATTTGATACCGTGCTGGTAAGTGCCCACGGCAACTCACTGCGTGCCATTGTCAAAGAACTTGATGGCATTAGTGACGACGATATTCCGGGTATGGAAATTGCGACTGGCGTTCCCCTCATTTACACGATGGAAGACGGAAAACCAACAAAGAAAGAAATCTGCGAAGCCTAA
- a CDS encoding citrate synthase → MTLPNSPEHAFLDLGSETLEIPFVPASEGGAGLAINHLRPKTGYVVYDPGFSSVAPCKSSITYLDGENGILRYRGYPIEQIAEHLSFMEVSYLFIHDALPTKEQLDVFTNMVRDNMMLPENMRKFFDAIPKNAPPMAILSSGIEMMTAYRRREKEPIDDPDFIPSAVYRLLAEAPTIAAWSHKTSVDEPLVYPDGRLDYASNILHMLTWTPINNYEVDPVMARALDVLLILHGDHEQNCSTSTVRMVASSRADLHACISSGINSLWGSLHGGANQAVIEMLQTILDNDRDIGRVLSRARDRNDPFRLMGFGHRVYKTYDPRARIIKQAAHDVLATYMPNDPLLELAMELEEAALQDDYFQSHNLYPNVDFYSGLIYRAMGLPAKMFTVMFAIGRLPGWIAQWREANLDPESRIVRPRQVYVGPAKRDIIPIEERG, encoded by the coding sequence ATGACATTGCCGAATTCTCCAGAACACGCGTTTCTAGATCTTGGGTCAGAAACCCTTGAGATTCCTTTCGTCCCCGCAAGTGAGGGTGGTGCTGGCCTCGCGATCAACCATTTGCGCCCAAAAACTGGGTATGTTGTCTATGATCCAGGGTTCTCGTCAGTAGCACCATGTAAGTCCTCAATCACCTACCTCGATGGTGAAAATGGGATTCTTCGTTATCGCGGGTACCCAATTGAGCAAATTGCTGAACATCTGTCGTTCATGGAAGTCAGCTACCTCTTTATCCACGATGCCTTACCGACTAAAGAACAGTTAGATGTGTTCACGAATATGGTTCGTGACAACATGATGCTGCCTGAGAATATGCGAAAGTTCTTTGATGCGATTCCAAAGAACGCACCACCAATGGCTATTCTCTCCTCTGGGATTGAAATGATGACAGCCTATCGGCGCCGTGAGAAAGAGCCGATAGACGATCCTGACTTCATTCCCTCTGCGGTGTATCGGCTCTTAGCCGAGGCCCCCACCATTGCGGCTTGGTCGCATAAGACATCAGTTGATGAGCCTCTCGTTTACCCTGATGGGCGACTTGACTATGCCTCCAATATTTTGCATATGTTGACCTGGACTCCAATTAATAACTATGAAGTAGACCCCGTGATGGCTAGGGCATTAGATGTGCTATTGATTTTGCACGGTGACCATGAACAAAACTGTTCAACATCAACCGTTCGCATGGTCGCAAGTTCTCGTGCTGATTTGCATGCCTGTATTTCTAGTGGAATCAACTCACTCTGGGGCAGTTTGCACGGAGGGGCTAATCAAGCCGTCATTGAGATGCTCCAAACGATTTTGGATAACGATCGCGATATCGGGCGGGTTCTTTCACGTGCACGAGATCGCAACGATCCGTTCCGGTTAATGGGGTTTGGGCACCGGGTCTATAAAACCTATGACCCCCGTGCACGAATCATCAAACAAGCTGCCCATGATGTCTTGGCCACGTATATGCCAAATGATCCATTGTTAGAACTTGCGATGGAGTTAGAAGAAGCAGCACTACAAGACGATTACTTCCAATCACACAACCTCTACCCCAACGTTGATTTCTATTCCGGGCTGATCTATCGCGCGATGGGGCTACCAGCCAAAATGTTTACCGTAATGTTCGCTATTGGTCGTCTCCCTGGGTGGATTGCTCAGTGGCGAGAAGCAAACTTAGACCCGGAATCTCGAATTGTTCGTCCCCGTCAGGTCTATGTTGGACCGGCTAAACGAGACATCATTCCAATTGAGGAGCGCGGATAA